The following proteins are encoded in a genomic region of Bacillus horti:
- the gpr gene encoding GPR endopeptidase — translation MEENKEKEIDLSKYQVRTDLAVEAHQIAEEEEGQGIPGVRLEELEQDHIYVTKVYVDTEEGAKKIGKNVGKYLTIEAQPLRKKDTEFQNKVTTLFAQQFHAFLEEVGIKPDDSVLIIGLGNWNVTPDALGPIVVENIMVTSHLFELAPENVEEGFRRVSALSPGVLGITGIETSQVVEGVISQIQPDFVIAIDALASSSLERVNTTIQISDTGISPGSGIGNKRKALSKEVLGVPVIAIGVPTVVDAVSIVSNSIDFVLGHMGKEMKDQQENTNARRALAPGGMGFNLGQPKRFNPDHIPAEEERRTLLGLVGTLEEHEKRRLIHEVLQPLGHQLIVTPKEIDTFIEDIGNIVANGLNAALHEKIDMSNVSAYTH, via the coding sequence GTGGAGGAGAATAAAGAGAAAGAAATTGATCTATCCAAGTATCAAGTGCGTACAGACTTGGCTGTAGAAGCACATCAAATAGCTGAAGAAGAAGAGGGTCAGGGAATACCTGGTGTTCGCTTAGAGGAGCTGGAACAGGATCACATCTATGTGACAAAGGTTTATGTAGATACAGAAGAGGGTGCTAAAAAGATAGGGAAAAATGTAGGGAAGTACTTAACGATAGAAGCTCAGCCCCTTAGAAAAAAGGATACAGAGTTCCAAAATAAAGTGACAACACTATTTGCTCAGCAATTTCATGCTTTTTTAGAAGAGGTTGGCATTAAGCCAGACGATAGTGTACTGATTATTGGTTTAGGAAATTGGAACGTAACACCAGACGCTTTAGGACCCATAGTTGTAGAAAATATTATGGTAACGAGTCACCTTTTTGAGCTAGCTCCTGAAAATGTAGAGGAGGGCTTCCGCAGAGTAAGTGCTTTATCTCCTGGGGTATTAGGGATTACGGGTATAGAGACAAGCCAGGTTGTTGAAGGAGTAATCAGTCAAATACAGCCGGATTTTGTTATTGCTATAGACGCTCTTGCAAGTAGCTCATTAGAACGAGTAAATACGACCATTCAAATTAGTGATACAGGAATTAGCCCAGGCTCTGGAATAGGGAATAAGCGCAAAGCCCTTAGCAAAGAGGTATTGGGTGTTCCTGTTATTGCAATAGGTGTTCCGACCGTTGTTGATGCTGTTTCCATTGTAAGTAATTCCATAGATTTTGTTTTAGGGCACATGGGAAAAGAAATGAAGGATCAGCAGGAAAATACGAACGCTAGAAGGGCATTAGCTCCTGGGGGAATGGGATTTAATTTAGGTCAGCCTAAACGCTTTAATCCTGATCATATCCCGGCGGAGGAAGAAAGACGCACCCTTCTTGGCCTTGTAGGGACCTTGGAGGAGCACGAAAAAAGAAGACTTATACATGAAGTTTTACAGCCTCTAGGACATCAGTTAATCGTTACTCCTAAAGAAATAGATACTTTTATTGAGGATATCGGAAATATTGTAGCCAATGGCCTTAACGCTGCCCTTCATGAAAAAATAGATATGAGTAATGTATCTGCCTATACGCACTAG